The Spirosoma radiotolerans genome has a window encoding:
- a CDS encoding alpha-N-arabinofuranosidase, with product MKKPLLTLALACFTLGASAQNKVSINAGDGKTVISKHIYGHFAEHLGRSIYDGFYVGESNTKIPNKNGVRLDVVNALKKLKIPNLRWPGGCFADTYHWKDGIGPKAKRPKIVNTWWGGVTEDNSFGTHDFLNMCELLGTEPYLAGNVGSGTVQELSEWVQYVNFEKNSPMSNLRQQNGRQIPWNVKYWGVANEAWGCGGNMKPDFYANLYRQYSTFMNNKVGNGKIFRIASGASDSDYNWTETLMKNIPSSLMEGLAMHHYSVLSWGEGKKGSATQFSDEEYFKTMQQALLMDELIEKHSAVMDKYDPEKKIALIVDEWGGWYNVEPGTNPGFLYQQNTMRDAVLAGATLNIFHKHAERVRMANLAQAINVLQAVILTKGDKILLTPTYHVLEMYNVHQDATLLPVTVKSDDFTFGKDKLPAVSVSASRDKAGKVHVSLVNIDPTKPQEISVDLNDQKAAGVVGRILTSANVHDHNTFDNLTKIKPTAFTGAKLNGSQLTVTLPPVSVVVLELQ from the coding sequence ATGAAAAAACCACTCCTTACCCTGGCCCTTGCCTGTTTCACACTCGGCGCATCGGCGCAAAACAAAGTGTCAATTAATGCCGGTGACGGTAAAACGGTCATCAGCAAACACATCTATGGCCACTTCGCTGAACATCTGGGGCGAAGTATTTATGATGGCTTTTATGTAGGTGAAAGCAACACGAAGATCCCGAACAAAAACGGGGTTCGACTTGATGTTGTCAACGCCCTGAAGAAACTCAAAATTCCAAATCTCCGCTGGCCAGGGGGCTGTTTTGCCGATACATACCATTGGAAAGATGGCATCGGGCCGAAAGCGAAACGGCCCAAGATCGTTAATACCTGGTGGGGTGGCGTTACGGAAGATAACAGCTTTGGTACCCACGACTTCCTGAATATGTGCGAGTTGCTGGGGACTGAACCCTATCTGGCAGGAAACGTGGGGAGTGGAACCGTACAGGAATTATCGGAATGGGTCCAGTATGTCAACTTCGAGAAGAACAGCCCCATGTCGAATCTGCGTCAGCAAAACGGCCGACAAATACCCTGGAATGTCAAATATTGGGGAGTCGCCAACGAAGCCTGGGGCTGCGGGGGCAACATGAAACCAGATTTTTATGCTAACCTGTATCGCCAGTACAGCACCTTTATGAATAACAAGGTGGGCAATGGCAAAATCTTCCGGATTGCATCGGGTGCCAGCGACAGCGATTACAACTGGACAGAAACGCTAATGAAGAATATTCCTTCGTCGCTGATGGAAGGGCTGGCGATGCACCATTATTCGGTGCTCTCGTGGGGTGAGGGCAAGAAGGGGTCTGCCACCCAGTTTTCGGACGAAGAATATTTCAAAACGATGCAGCAGGCACTGCTGATGGACGAACTGATCGAGAAGCACTCGGCCGTTATGGACAAGTACGATCCGGAGAAAAAGATTGCGCTTATTGTCGATGAATGGGGCGGTTGGTACAACGTTGAGCCGGGCACTAATCCGGGCTTTTTGTACCAGCAAAACACCATGCGGGATGCCGTACTGGCCGGAGCAACGCTCAATATTTTCCACAAACATGCCGAACGGGTTCGTATGGCGAATCTGGCGCAGGCCATCAACGTGTTGCAGGCGGTTATCCTGACCAAAGGCGACAAGATATTGCTGACTCCCACCTATCACGTTCTGGAAATGTACAACGTGCATCAGGATGCAACCTTATTGCCGGTGACGGTCAAGTCCGACGATTTTACGTTTGGGAAAGATAAGCTTCCTGCCGTTTCCGTTTCGGCATCCCGCGACAAGGCCGGTAAAGTTCACGTGTCGCTCGTTAACATTGACCCGACAAAACCACAGGAAATCTCGGTAGACCTGAATGACCAGAAAGCGGCCGGCGTTGTGGGACGCATCCTGACTTCAGCTAATGTGCACGATCACAACACGTTTGATAATTTAACGAAAATAAAGCCGACAGCCTTTACGGGAGCCAAACTTAATGGCAGCCAACTGACAGTAACACTGCCCCCGGTATCCGTAGTTGTCCTTGAACTTCAATAG
- a CDS encoding L-ribulose-5-phosphate 4-epimerase → MYTSLKEECYEANMQLPKLGLVLFTFGNVSAVDRDRAVFAIKPSGVPYEKLTVDDIVICDYEGKVVEGQLRPSSDTKTHALLYKTWNTIGGIAHTHSTHAVAWAQAGMDIPIFGTTHADHTHQDIPCAPALTDEMIQGDYEHETGHQIFNCFAEKGLVNTEMEMVLLQNHGPFTWGKSAEKAVYNSAVLEELARMAYLTLQINPNTPRIKDTLRLKHYERKHGKNAYYGQGC, encoded by the coding sequence ATGTACACATCCCTAAAAGAAGAATGTTACGAAGCCAACATGCAACTCCCCAAACTGGGGCTGGTGCTGTTTACGTTTGGCAACGTTAGCGCGGTTGACCGGGATCGGGCAGTGTTTGCTATTAAGCCCAGCGGAGTGCCGTATGAGAAGCTTACAGTCGACGACATTGTGATCTGTGATTACGAGGGCAAAGTGGTCGAAGGGCAGTTACGGCCATCTTCCGATACGAAAACCCATGCGCTGCTCTATAAAACCTGGAACACCATCGGCGGCATTGCGCATACGCACAGCACACATGCCGTTGCCTGGGCACAGGCCGGAATGGATATTCCCATTTTTGGAACGACCCACGCCGATCACACGCACCAGGATATTCCGTGCGCCCCGGCCCTCACCGACGAGATGATTCAGGGCGATTATGAACACGAAACGGGCCACCAGATTTTTAACTGCTTCGCGGAGAAAGGACTGGTGAATACTGAAATGGAAATGGTTCTCCTGCAAAATCACGGGCCCTTTACCTGGGGTAAATCCGCCGAAAAAGCGGTGTACAACTCGGCGGTTCTGGAAGAGCTGGCTCGAATGGCCTACCTCACGCTCCAGATCAACCCGAATACACCCCGGATCAAGGACACGCTCCGGCTTAAACACTACGAACGGAAACACGGAAAAAACGCCTACTATGGACAGGGTTGCTAA
- a CDS encoding aldose epimerase family protein, giving the protein MKFLPQLLSLALLTSCLTMTSCSSKKENQADEKKPGIEKAIYGKLPDGREADLYTLTNASGMTAQITNYGGIIVGLKTPDKNGKFEDVTLGLDSLSSYVKNNPFFGALVGRYGNRIAKGKFTLEGKTYTLFINNMGNHLHGGKVGFDKVLWTATPVEGDEPALKLAYTAKDGEEGYPGNLAVEVTYTLQKDNALKIDYKATTDKPTVVNLTNHTYFNLTGGAKRDVLEHVVTLNADKFIAVDKTLIPTGELKPVAGTPFDFLKPTVVGTRINDSTDTQIKYGGGYDHGWVLNGPADSLKLAATVYEPTSGRVMEVRTTEPAVQFYTGNFLTGTVVGREGFAYKKRYALCLETEHYPDSPNHPAFPTTELKPGQTYKTTTIYQFSTKK; this is encoded by the coding sequence ATGAAGTTTCTGCCTCAACTCTTATCGCTGGCCCTGTTAACAAGTTGTTTAACTATGACCTCCTGCTCCTCCAAAAAAGAAAATCAAGCCGACGAGAAAAAGCCGGGTATCGAGAAAGCGATCTACGGTAAACTACCCGATGGTCGGGAGGCTGATCTATATACCCTGACCAATGCGTCGGGCATGACGGCCCAGATAACCAATTACGGTGGGATTATTGTCGGTCTGAAAACACCTGACAAAAACGGCAAATTTGAAGACGTTACGCTGGGGCTCGACTCGTTATCCTCTTACGTAAAAAACAACCCGTTTTTTGGCGCGCTGGTCGGTCGATATGGCAACCGGATTGCCAAAGGAAAATTTACGCTCGAAGGAAAGACGTATACCCTGTTCATCAACAACATGGGCAACCATCTGCACGGTGGTAAAGTAGGTTTTGATAAAGTACTCTGGACAGCCACGCCGGTTGAAGGCGACGAACCTGCGCTCAAATTGGCCTACACCGCTAAAGATGGTGAAGAAGGTTACCCCGGCAATCTGGCGGTTGAAGTCACGTATACCTTGCAGAAAGATAACGCGCTCAAGATTGACTATAAAGCGACCACCGACAAGCCAACAGTCGTTAACCTGACCAATCACACGTATTTTAACCTGACGGGTGGTGCCAAACGCGATGTGCTCGAGCATGTTGTCACCCTCAACGCCGACAAGTTTATTGCCGTCGACAAAACCCTGATTCCAACGGGCGAACTGAAACCGGTGGCTGGTACTCCATTCGACTTCCTGAAGCCAACGGTGGTGGGTACCCGCATCAATGATTCAACCGACACCCAGATTAAATACGGCGGTGGCTATGACCACGGTTGGGTTCTGAACGGCCCGGCCGACTCTTTGAAACTGGCGGCAACGGTTTACGAACCCACCAGCGGGCGCGTTATGGAAGTTCGCACCACCGAACCGGCTGTGCAGTTCTATACGGGCAATTTCCTGACCGGGACTGTAGTGGGTCGGGAAGGATTCGCCTACAAGAAACGCTACGCGCTCTGTCTGGAAACCGAACACTACCCCGATTCGCCTAATCATCCGGCCTTCCCAACGACCGAATTGAAGCCGGGCCAAACGTACAAGACCACGACTATTTATCAATTCTCGACAAAAAAATAA
- a CDS encoding class I SAM-dependent methyltransferase codes for MADQSITDRAKMPVAYNPVLERRTVENANRNLLTYLRPGLSVLDVGCGSGAITRSIAEKTGPTGYVLGIDPSPTLIEQATQQAHTLPGLSFQQADVYSFDTTERFDLVTCARTLQWLAQPKAALLTMKRLVKPGGYLAILDFNHEKITWTPEPPQAMRLFYDAFLRWRQDAGFDNAIADNLKELMYDVGFPTVQVSEQFERTQKSESDFSVVSRLWSEVAELRGPQLVESGYITESQRQLAITEYDYWIATTGESMTVYLLAVEAQHPV; via the coding sequence ATGGCTGATCAATCCATCACAGACCGGGCGAAGATGCCGGTTGCCTACAACCCCGTTCTGGAACGCAGAACCGTCGAGAACGCGAACCGCAATTTGCTCACCTATTTGCGGCCCGGTCTAAGCGTGCTCGATGTAGGTTGCGGGTCAGGCGCTATTACGCGGAGCATCGCTGAAAAGACCGGCCCCACAGGCTATGTGCTGGGTATCGACCCTAGTCCTACCCTGATTGAGCAGGCAACGCAGCAGGCGCATACACTGCCCGGCCTGTCTTTTCAGCAAGCCGACGTGTATTCGTTCGACACGACAGAGCGCTTTGATCTGGTTACCTGCGCCCGGACGCTCCAATGGCTGGCCCAGCCCAAAGCAGCCCTCCTCACTATGAAGCGGCTTGTCAAACCAGGTGGCTATCTGGCTATACTTGACTTCAATCACGAAAAGATTACCTGGACACCCGAGCCGCCCCAGGCGATGAGACTCTTTTACGACGCGTTTTTACGCTGGCGGCAGGATGCGGGTTTCGATAATGCCATTGCGGACAATCTTAAGGAACTGATGTACGATGTCGGTTTCCCAACCGTGCAGGTGAGCGAACAGTTTGAACGGACGCAAAAGAGCGAATCTGATTTTAGTGTAGTTAGCCGTCTATGGTCGGAAGTAGCCGAGTTACGGGGTCCTCAATTGGTGGAGTCCGGGTATATTACAGAAAGCCAGCGCCAGCTAGCCATCACTGAGTATGACTACTGGATTGCAACCACCGGCGAATCGATGACGGTCTATTTATTAGCCGTTGAAGCGCAGCACCCTGTGTAA
- a CDS encoding DUF4249 domain-containing protein, with protein MRSIALLIGIGLLALACVDPEELTLTGTKDLLVVEGTITNLPEAQIIKLSQAQADRLTGQFSTSPLTKASVEVVVDSVQVVTCHETTDGNYQLPADFRGQVGHAYQLRFTLPNGTAYVSTQQVLPAVSPINKVSAQFNPTSLSPQQLKGYTAAHDIFIESQDPADQHNYYRWEWKLWQRQYWCHSCRQGVYTQYKVLPNVYRARDYFVTGTELYEDCFSPPAGKAGEEAPDVPKEDWIYDYGCRTPCWQILYGYDLVVFDDKFTNGSLISQQRVAQIPFYDPGPGLVDVRQLSLTPDAYRYYKLFQEQTQQAGGLADSPPTALGGNVHQVDKPQVSVVGYFSASGVSQVHYWLDRKDAKGLSYGSTSPIDTLVKGSYGPSRDGLFYALNERQPNLEPSPPYLNERVKAKVRLWPNADRPPLAPCLQSDRQTPFKPEGWRE; from the coding sequence ATGCGTTCGATTGCTTTATTGATTGGCATTGGCCTATTGGCTCTGGCCTGTGTTGACCCGGAAGAATTGACGCTAACCGGCACAAAAGACCTCTTGGTTGTAGAAGGTACGATCACCAACCTACCTGAGGCTCAAATCATTAAGCTCAGCCAGGCACAGGCCGATCGGTTAACGGGCCAGTTTAGTACGAGCCCCCTAACCAAAGCAAGTGTGGAAGTGGTTGTGGATTCTGTTCAGGTAGTCACCTGTCATGAAACGACAGATGGTAACTATCAGCTACCGGCTGATTTTAGAGGGCAAGTTGGCCATGCTTATCAACTTCGCTTTACACTACCCAACGGAACCGCTTATGTATCTACCCAGCAAGTGCTACCCGCCGTCTCACCGATTAATAAAGTGAGTGCTCAATTTAACCCTACCAGCTTATCTCCGCAGCAACTCAAAGGCTACACAGCCGCTCATGACATCTTTATTGAGAGTCAGGACCCAGCAGATCAGCATAATTATTACCGCTGGGAATGGAAACTCTGGCAACGCCAGTATTGGTGTCATAGCTGTCGACAAGGCGTATACACTCAATACAAAGTTCTCCCAAATGTGTATAGAGCAAGAGACTACTTTGTAACGGGTACGGAACTATATGAAGATTGTTTTAGTCCCCCAGCGGGTAAGGCTGGTGAAGAAGCGCCTGATGTTCCTAAAGAGGACTGGATTTATGATTATGGCTGTCGAACGCCGTGCTGGCAGATTTTGTATGGGTACGATCTTGTTGTATTTGACGATAAATTCACCAATGGAAGCCTGATTAGCCAGCAACGCGTGGCCCAGATTCCGTTTTATGATCCAGGTCCAGGCTTAGTGGATGTACGCCAGCTTTCCCTTACTCCGGATGCTTACCGCTATTACAAACTCTTTCAGGAGCAGACTCAGCAGGCGGGTGGGTTGGCAGACAGTCCGCCTACGGCTTTAGGCGGTAACGTGCATCAGGTCGATAAGCCTCAAGTCAGCGTGGTGGGTTATTTTTCGGCTTCCGGGGTTTCACAGGTTCATTACTGGCTTGATCGAAAAGATGCCAAAGGCCTGTCCTATGGATCGACAAGTCCTATTGATACGCTGGTGAAAGGAAGCTACGGGCCAAGTCGGGATGGGCTATTTTATGCATTAAACGAACGTCAGCCTAATCTGGAACCGTCTCCTCCCTACCTAAATGAGCGTGTCAAAGCTAAGGTTCGCTTATGGCCCAACGCCGACCGGCCACCCCTGGCTCCCTGCCTGCAAAGCGACCGGCAAACGCCTTTCAAACCAGAAGGCTGGAGAGAATAG
- a CDS encoding T9SS type A sorting domain-containing protein produces MKALINPLVIAFTLTLATFSVSLANTNPGGRPATVASYKTGMYTTAEGKLQIAVDKEATGAVDIQLVNADGKVLFAQRVAKKETIARLRLTLSDLPDGAYQVRVSNGVDTTTHSVTLSTNQPSAPSRLVAIN; encoded by the coding sequence ATGAAAGCCCTCATCAATCCCCTCGTCATTGCTTTTACCTTAACCCTGGCTACTTTTTCGGTTTCATTGGCCAACACCAATCCCGGCGGACGCCCAGCCACGGTGGCCAGCTACAAAACGGGTATGTACACCACCGCAGAAGGTAAACTTCAGATTGCCGTGGATAAAGAAGCGACGGGTGCGGTCGACATCCAACTGGTGAATGCAGACGGCAAAGTACTGTTCGCTCAACGGGTGGCCAAGAAAGAAACGATAGCCCGCCTTCGGCTGACATTGAGTGATCTGCCCGACGGAGCTTATCAGGTTCGGGTTAGTAATGGAGTTGATACGACGACCCACTCGGTGACGTTATCGACCAACCAGCCCAGTGCGCCCAGCCGCCTGGTGGCTATCAACTAA
- a CDS encoding glycosyltransferase family 9 protein, whose product MPGKVRKYCAPRRIAYPLQFLDLFVDLYARGRTPSGLETYDTTRPDSPSILLMTAGHLGDALVLSYTFPLIRQRYPNAQIDILAGSWCDPVWRHNPYVRRVIHLNHASTNRSSLSRMEKWQAFFGSTRSAIKSLADTVYDYSVDIRYSDSPMHFILPFLKVKRRIGFGSRGMGGLLDDEFFLPDQETNNFDLLLMLLKPMGVEGELRTVKPYFFHPVQSPHQLWSKLGQRVPESKTILICPESGSPVRMLSVDYWCQLATRLLQESPYGLVFSGQREFTTALYERVRQENPTATERLYSVVGQLTLEDLISLSEQALAAFTLDSLPMHLCCLGCPTVSFQKNGMGIQFFPIGSHPTLVIHNHDQSRMLKLDRPESTSDYVTVFDDTVLDRAMQWFRMIEKQSQAKVE is encoded by the coding sequence ATGCCTGGTAAAGTCCGAAAATATTGTGCACCCCGCCGTATTGCTTATCCCTTACAATTCCTAGATCTATTTGTGGACCTGTATGCACGGGGACGGACACCTTCTGGTCTTGAAACTTACGACACAACCCGGCCAGACAGTCCCTCTATCTTATTAATGACGGCGGGTCATTTAGGTGATGCTCTCGTTTTGTCGTATACGTTTCCACTCATTCGGCAGCGTTATCCAAATGCTCAGATTGATATACTGGCAGGTAGTTGGTGTGACCCAGTTTGGCGTCATAATCCCTATGTCCGGCGCGTCATTCACCTCAATCACGCTTCTACCAACCGGAGTTCGCTCTCCAGGATGGAAAAATGGCAGGCATTTTTTGGGTCAACCCGTTCAGCCATCAAGTCTCTGGCAGATACGGTGTATGACTATTCGGTTGATATTCGCTACTCCGATTCGCCTATGCATTTTATCCTGCCGTTTCTGAAGGTCAAACGCAGAATCGGCTTCGGCTCGCGCGGAATGGGTGGACTGTTGGATGACGAGTTTTTCCTGCCCGATCAGGAAACGAATAATTTTGATTTGCTACTCATGCTGCTCAAGCCCATGGGTGTTGAAGGCGAGCTTCGAACCGTTAAACCCTATTTTTTTCATCCAGTCCAATCACCTCATCAACTCTGGAGTAAGCTAGGGCAACGGGTTCCGGAAAGCAAAACCATTTTGATTTGCCCAGAATCGGGCAGCCCCGTTCGCATGTTATCGGTTGATTACTGGTGTCAGCTCGCCACCCGGCTTTTACAGGAAAGTCCGTATGGATTGGTGTTTAGCGGCCAGCGTGAATTCACCACAGCGCTGTACGAACGTGTCAGACAGGAAAACCCAACCGCTACAGAGCGGCTCTATTCGGTCGTTGGGCAGTTGACGCTTGAGGACCTGATCAGTTTAAGTGAACAGGCATTGGCCGCTTTTACGCTCGATTCACTACCGATGCACTTATGCTGTTTAGGCTGCCCAACGGTCTCGTTTCAGAAAAATGGGATGGGAATTCAATTCTTTCCGATAGGAAGCCACCCAACCCTGGTGATCCACAACCACGACCAAAGCCGTATGCTGAAGCTTGATCGACCCGAATCAACCAGTGACTATGTGACGGTGTTTGATGATACAGTTCTGGATCGGGCTATGCAGTGGTTCCGGATGATCGAGAAACAATCCCAGGCAAAGGTAGAATAA
- a CDS encoding PfkB family carbohydrate kinase, with the protein MLDICIIGHISLDKIVTPQSVAFKPGGTSIYMAKSLLHSGLKYKLVTALSFEERQFVDDLRAEGVEVDALPSPHTVYFENIYSEDQDHRDQRVEQKALPFRVANIPPIDAKVVHLGPLLYDDIPTKLIEKLAKKSLISLDVQGYLRHVRQKKVVYQDWADKKKVLPFVHTLKANEFEMNVLTGQTDAHEGARYLADLGVREVIITLGSKGSLIYRDGTFYPILAAQPSAVVDATGCGDTYMAGYLWRRLQGSSIEEAGDFGSVLAAAKISSSGPFSGSPAFISSLLNQEV; encoded by the coding sequence ATGCTCGATATCTGTATCATAGGCCATATATCGCTGGATAAAATAGTTACGCCACAATCGGTGGCGTTCAAGCCGGGCGGTACATCTATTTACATGGCCAAGTCCCTGCTTCATTCGGGTTTAAAGTATAAACTGGTAACGGCCTTATCCTTCGAGGAGCGTCAATTTGTTGACGATTTACGAGCGGAAGGCGTTGAGGTCGATGCCTTACCAAGTCCGCATACGGTTTATTTTGAAAACATCTATAGTGAGGATCAGGACCATCGAGACCAGCGAGTCGAGCAGAAAGCGTTACCGTTCCGGGTCGCTAACATACCCCCAATCGACGCGAAAGTAGTTCACCTAGGTCCGTTGTTGTACGACGATATACCGACAAAGCTGATTGAGAAATTAGCGAAAAAGAGCCTTATTTCGTTGGATGTGCAAGGATATCTGAGGCATGTCAGGCAGAAGAAAGTTGTTTACCAGGACTGGGCTGATAAAAAGAAAGTGCTCCCTTTCGTGCATACGCTGAAAGCAAATGAGTTTGAGATGAACGTGCTTACGGGTCAAACGGACGCCCACGAAGGTGCCCGGTATTTAGCTGATCTGGGCGTACGGGAAGTAATCATAACGCTTGGCAGCAAGGGGTCGCTTATTTATCGGGATGGTACGTTTTATCCGATTCTGGCGGCACAGCCATCGGCGGTTGTCGACGCAACGGGTTGTGGCGATACCTACATGGCTGGCTACCTTTGGCGACGTCTGCAAGGCAGTTCGATCGAAGAGGCCGGTGACTTTGGTTCCGTCCTGGCGGCAGCGAAAATCAGTTCATCGGGTCCTTTTTCTGGCTCTCCGGCTTTCATTTCATCTCTTTTAAACCAGGAAGTATAG
- a CDS encoding T9SS type A sorting domain-containing protein produces MKKVFILMLGLVASTASFATTNEPSKPAAAQTRLVMTPEHKIKLYVQPIPTKGQLAIRDANGQSVYTETVNLQKGLSQQFDVSSLGTGTYQLTLVAGSQALTKTFVVQVNPNESFVVQE; encoded by the coding sequence ATGAAAAAAGTATTTATTCTGATGCTCGGTCTGGTAGCCAGTACTGCATCATTTGCAACAACCAATGAGCCCAGTAAACCTGCAGCCGCTCAGACCCGACTGGTAATGACCCCCGAGCATAAAATCAAATTGTATGTTCAACCCATTCCAACGAAAGGCCAACTGGCGATCCGGGATGCCAACGGTCAATCCGTCTATACTGAAACCGTAAACCTTCAAAAAGGGCTGAGCCAGCAGTTTGATGTTTCAAGTCTAGGCACGGGTACCTATCAGTTGACGCTGGTGGCAGGGTCCCAGGCCCTCACTAAAACATTCGTTGTACAGGTTAATCCAAACGAGAGCTTTGTCGTTCAGGAATAA
- a CDS encoding sensor histidine kinase — MVDKLTYQQKWQVAIRLLLLYSPLLLYVNLPDSVRNPAKLVEISPLIAVFILIALGLYFIWITATDWIQMQLFRWFGEDFLLDFSWRALAFTMLISLGLASLYAQVFQLILSTLFSLLFHNDLLKRPSSQTPPFSRDVFAYLQRVNSVFNLVIMLSAFYLTLISRSYQQLKHVQLRAEKSEKEAAISQVEALKNQLSPHFLFNSLSILTAMVHEDADLSEQYIKQLAKVYRYILEQRDQELVLLKTEVDFIRAYTFLLQIRFENKFEVVIDLSLAEQNRYRIAPLSLQLLVENAVKHNRMALDEPLRVHIYCQDDVLITENNWLPRDQPESSTGLGLQNIVNRYALLTRRPVWYGHQDTLFVVKIPLFV, encoded by the coding sequence ATGGTCGATAAGCTGACCTACCAACAAAAATGGCAAGTAGCCATTCGGTTGCTACTGCTGTATTCACCGCTGCTACTGTACGTTAATCTGCCTGACTCTGTCCGGAATCCGGCCAAACTGGTGGAAATATCGCCATTGATAGCGGTCTTCATTTTGATTGCGCTGGGCTTATACTTCATCTGGATTACGGCCACCGACTGGATTCAGATGCAATTATTCCGCTGGTTTGGGGAGGATTTTCTGCTCGATTTCAGTTGGCGGGCGCTGGCATTTACCATGCTCATTTCGCTTGGGTTAGCGTCCCTGTATGCCCAGGTTTTTCAACTGATCTTATCGACACTTTTCTCTCTGCTTTTTCACAACGATTTGCTAAAACGGCCTTCGTCTCAGACGCCACCGTTTAGCCGCGACGTCTTCGCGTACCTACAACGGGTAAATAGTGTGTTTAATCTGGTCATTATGCTGTCTGCGTTCTACCTGACCCTTATTTCCCGCTCTTATCAGCAACTGAAACACGTACAGCTCCGGGCCGAAAAGTCGGAGAAAGAAGCCGCGATCAGCCAGGTAGAAGCCCTGAAAAACCAGCTCAGTCCGCATTTTCTATTCAACAGCCTCAGCATTCTTACGGCCATGGTTCATGAGGATGCCGACCTCTCGGAACAATACATCAAGCAGTTAGCCAAGGTATATCGGTATATCCTCGAACAGCGCGATCAGGAGCTGGTTCTGCTCAAAACGGAGGTAGATTTCATCCGTGCCTACACGTTTCTGCTCCAGATCCGTTTCGAAAATAAATTTGAGGTCGTTATTGACCTCAGTCTGGCCGAGCAGAATCGGTATCGAATCGCGCCGTTATCGCTTCAGTTGTTGGTGGAAAACGCCGTCAAACACAATCGGATGGCCCTTGACGAGCCATTACGCGTGCATATTTATTGCCAGGATGATGTGCTGATTACCGAAAACAACTGGCTCCCCCGCGACCAGCCCGAATCTTCAACGGGCCTGGGGTTACAGAATATTGTGAACCGCTATGCGCTGCTCACCCGTCGACCGGTGTGGTATGGGCATCAGGATACCCTGTTTGTTGTCAAAATCCCTTTATTCGTATGA
- a CDS encoding LytR/AlgR family response regulator transcription factor — MNVVIIEDEARTARQLERMLKKYDGSVHILAELPSVKEAVAWFSEHGSGQPPQLDLAFMDIHLEDGLAFRIFDQINLTVPIIFTTAYDEYVLKAFKVNSVDYLLKPVEYDELVAAIEKFKSTRSQPVLPDLKALVQLMQKPASSSFKERFMVSIGTKIHSIEVTDIAYFYSEEKATFLVTKGGQLLPLEYSLDQVSGLLNPGHFFRVNRQIIIARTAIQVVHAYSAGKLKLDLLPVSRQEVFVSTSRQSEFKDWLGR, encoded by the coding sequence ATGAACGTCGTCATTATTGAAGATGAAGCCCGCACGGCCCGTCAACTGGAGCGAATGCTGAAAAAGTATGATGGCTCGGTTCATATTCTGGCCGAATTGCCTTCTGTAAAGGAAGCCGTTGCCTGGTTCAGTGAGCATGGCAGCGGCCAACCACCGCAGCTCGACCTGGCTTTCATGGATATTCATCTGGAGGACGGACTGGCTTTTCGTATTTTTGACCAGATAAACCTGACAGTACCGATCATTTTTACGACCGCCTACGACGAGTATGTGCTCAAAGCTTTCAAGGTCAATAGCGTCGATTATTTGCTGAAACCAGTTGAGTACGACGAGTTGGTAGCGGCCATCGAGAAATTCAAATCCACCCGCAGCCAACCGGTACTGCCCGACCTGAAGGCGCTGGTTCAATTAATGCAGAAGCCCGCATCGAGCAGCTTCAAAGAGCGCTTTATGGTCAGCATTGGCACCAAAATTCACAGTATAGAGGTGACCGATATTGCGTATTTCTATTCGGAGGAAAAAGCCACGTTCCTTGTCACGAAAGGCGGGCAGTTGTTGCCGCTCGAATACAGCCTGGATCAGGTATCGGGCCTGCTTAATCCTGGTCATTTCTTTCGGGTGAACCGCCAGATTATCATTGCCCGAACCGCTATCCAGGTTGTTCACGCCTATTCAGCGGGAAAGCTCAAACTCGATTTGTTGCCCGTTTCCCGTCAGGAAGTATTCGTCAGCACAAGCCGCCAGTCAGAATTCAAAGACTGGCTGGGTCGCTAA